In one window of Puniceicoccaceae bacterium DNA:
- a CDS encoding DUF167 domain-containing protein codes for MLPVRAVPNASRDEVIGWEAGELKVKVRAVPEDGKANKALLRFLSKQTGCPRSALDLVAGSTSRHKRIAVHGMSSERFFQALGVASQVPDLDAHRT; via the coding sequence ATGCTTCCAGTTCGAGCGGTTCCGAACGCGAGCCGGGACGAGGTGATCGGGTGGGAAGCGGGTGAGCTGAAGGTGAAGGTGCGCGCGGTGCCGGAAGATGGCAAAGCCAACAAGGCACTGCTGCGATTTTTGAGCAAACAGACGGGATGTCCGCGTTCGGCTCTCGATTTGGTTGCGGGATCTACCTCCCGGCACAAACGCATCGCGGTCCATGGCATGTCGAGCGAGCGCTTTTTTCAGGCTTTGGGAGTTGCCAGTCAAGTGCCGGATTTGGATGCTCACCGAACATGA